The sequence TCACCGCCGAGTACGTGCTGGGCCTGGAGGTCGTCCTCGCCGACGGGCGGCTCCTGACCACCGGCCGCCGCACCGCCAAGGGCGTCGCCGGGTACGACCTGACCCGGCTCTTCGTGGGCTCCGAGGGCAGCCTCGGGATCGTCGTCAAGGCCGTCCTCGCGCTCCGACCGCAGCCGCCCCGGCAACTCGTCCTCGCCGCCGAGTTCCCCTCGGCTGCCACCGCCTGTGACGCCGTGTGCCGGATCATGGAGCGCGGTCACACCCCGTCACTCCTCGAACTGATGGACCGTACGACCGTGCGTGCCGTCAACGCGATGGCCTCCATGGGACTGCCCGAGACCACCGAGGCGCTCCTGCTCTGCGCCTTCGACACCCCGGACCCGTCGGCCGACCTGGCCGCCGTCGGCGAGCTGTGCACCGCCGCCGGAGCCACCGAGGTGGTTCCCGCGGATGATCCCGCCGAGTCCGAACTCCTCCTCCGGGCCCGCCGCATGTCCCTCACCGCGCTGGAGGCCGTCAAGCCCGCCACGATGATCGACGACGTCTGCGTACCGCGTTCCCGGCTCGGCGCGATGCTCGCGGGCACGGCGGCCATCGCCGAGGAGTACGACCTCACCATCGGCGTCTGCGCGCACGCGGGCGACGGCAACACCCACCCCGTCGTCTGCTTCGACCACCACGACCCCGAGGAGTCCCGCCGGGCCCGCGCGTCCTTCGACGCCATCATGGCGCTCGGTCTCGAACTCGGCGGAACCATCACCGGCGAACACGGCGTCGGTGTCCTCAAGAAGGAGTGGCTCGCCCGCGAACTGGGGGAGACCGGCGTCGAACTGCAGCGCTCCGTCAAGGCCGCCTTCGACCCGCTCGGCCTCCTCAACCCCGGCAAGCTCTTCTGAACCCCGCTTGAGGTGGGGGCCCTCACGCCTCACCGTCCGAGGACGGTGACTCGTCCGCCGCCCACGGGTCGCTCAGCCACAGGTCGTCGGCCGGCAGTGGGGCCAGCAGCTCCGCCAGCGCCTCGTCCATCCCCAGGCGTTCGCTCTCGGTGCCCGGCGGCACCACCCGCAGGGTCCGCTCCACCCAGGCGGCCACGGCGGCCGAGGGAACCTCCAGCAGGGCGTTGCCGTCGGGCGAGGTGAGGGCCACGCAGATGACGCTGCGGCCCGCGACCTTCGTCGGCCAGATCCGCACGTCCCCGTGCCCGCACGGCCGGAACACGCCCTCCACCAGCAGCTCCCGGGCGAACGTCCAGTGCACGGGCGACTCGGAGCCGATGTGAAAGGCGACGTGCACGGCGTACGGATCGTTCGTTCGATACGTCAGCCGGGCGGGTACCGGGATGGACCGCTCGGGGGACAGGACCAGCTTCAGCTCCAGCTCACGTTCCACGATGCTCATCATCGACCTGCACGACCTTCCGGTGCTCATGGGCCGGTCCCGTGACCGTCCCGCACTAGGAGAGAGCGCCCTCCCCGCCCCCTATTACGCGACTTCCGGAAAAAACTTCGGGCGGTTGCGGAAGCCGTCTCGAAAGGGGGCCCGAACGGGTGGACCGGCCCGGGGCCGGGCGGCGGTCTGGTAGATGTGGACCCTTGTATGGGGGCCGTCCGCCCGCCCGGCGGGACGGCCTGAGGCCTCGAAGAGATACGGGACCCGCTGATGAGCGCGCCAACTCCGGCACCCGGTGACGAAAGCCCCCGCGAGGGCTACTACCCCGACCCCTCCATCCCCGGCTACGTCCGGTACTGGAACGGCGCCTCCTGGGTCCCGGGCACGAGCCGCCCCGCGCCCCGCCAGACGGGTCCGGCCGCAACCGCCCCCGCCCCGGCCGCCGGTGCGCGGACCGCGCCGGTGGAGGAGACCGGGCCGATCTTCTTCGACGAGGAGGACGGCGGCCAGGACGGCGCGGGGGACCCGCCGGGTTCCGGCGCATCCGCCGCGGAGGGGTCGGCGGCGCCCGCTGACGGCGCGTCGGTGTGGCAGGCGGACGCCGCACGCCAGAACGGCTTCGGCGGCGAGCGGGACCGCCGGGTCGAGTGGGGCGGGCCGGCCCCGGAGCCCGCGAGCCCCGGACACGCGTCGCCGTCGGCCGACGCGAGGGCGCCGCTGGCCCAGGACCCCACCGGCGGCGCGCTGCCGGGTATGCGGGGGAGTGGCGGCCGGCCCGCCGATGAGGCCGGGACACGTCCGCCCACGGACGGGACGGTCACCATCCGCGCGGAGGGCCCCCGGGCGAATGCGGTACGGGGCGCGGCGGCGTCCGGTGACGCGCGGCCCGGCCCGGCGCCGTCCGACGCCGGTACGCCCCAGGGGCCGCAGAACGTGAGCACGGCACCGGACGTGAGCGCGGCGCGGAACAGCCCCGCACCGGCTCCGACGCCCCGGGGCCTTCCGGCGCAGGCCCCGGCGCCGCAGGCAGCGGCGCAGGCACAGGCCCCGGTACCGCAGGCGCAGGCCCCGGCGCCGCGGGCGCAGCAGGGTCGGCAGGCGTCGGCACCATTCGATCAGCCCCATCAGCCCCATCAGCCCCATCAGCCCCATCAGCCCCATCAGCCCCATCAGCCCCAGCAGGCGCAGCAGGGGCAGTCGCCCGCTGCCGCTGCCGCTGCCGCGTCCACCCCGTCTCCCGCCCCCGGGCCCTCGGCCGCGTTGCGCACGCCCCTGACGCCCGGTCCGGGCGGCGGCTCCGCGTCCTGGGCGCAGCAGGTCCACCAACTCGCCCAGCCTGAACCGCAGCAACTGCCCCAGCAGCACCAGGGCGCGGCGGCGGGCGCGGACCAGCCCGTCGTGCCGTGGAAGCCGCCGGCCGACGACCCCTTCCAGCAACTCGCCCGCAACCAGGCCTCGGCCCGCCCCGCCGGGCTCGGCAAGCGGTTCGCCGCCCGGCTCGTCGACAACCTCGTGCTCGGCGCGGTCGTCGGGGCGGTGGCCGTCCCGCTGTCGGTCCGGGCGATCGACCACATCGACCGGAAGATCACCGCGGCGAAGGAGACGGGGGAGACCGTCACCGTCTGGCTGCTGGACTCCACCACCGGGGTCCTGCTGGGGGCGCTGCTCGCCGCGTTCCTGCTCCTCGGCTTCCTCCTGGAGGCCCTGCCGACGGCCAAGTGGGGCCGGACGCTGGGCAAGAAGCTCTTCGGGCTCGACGTACGGGACATCGAGTCCCATGACACCCCGTCCCTGGGAGCGGCCCTGCGCCGCTGGCTCGTCTACGGCGTGCTCGGGCTGCTCGTCCTCGGCGCGGTCAACGTCCTCTGGTGCCTGTTCGACCGCCCGTGGCGCCAGTGCTGGCACGACAAGGCCGCCCGTACGTTCGTCGCCGGCTGAGCGGCTGAGTGGCTGACGGGATGACGGGATGACGGGATCGAGGGCCGACCGGCCGACCGGCTGAGCAGCCGACCGGCTGAGCAGCCGACCGGCCGAGCGGCGGAGGGGCCGCGCCGGTCCGGTGAACCGAGGTCGGTAGCCCGCTTATCGGAAAAACCGGCCGAGCGGGCGGCGACATGCCGGTCTAGACTCGTATGCCGCCCCGCGTCCCCCGAAAGCACCTGAGCCGTTGCGGCCCCCGGTGGTGCGGGATGCACTGCCCCCATGAGCAACGACCAGCCGACGCCCGGCCAGCCGCCCGAGGACGACGATCCGTTCCTCAAGAAGCCGCAGGAGCCTCCGCCGCCGTCCGACGGTCAGCCGTACGGCAGTGCTCCGCCGCCCCCGCCGCCTCCGCCCCCGCCGAACGATCCGTACGGCAGCGGCGGCGGGTTCGGCGCACCCGATCCGCTCGCCGGGATGCCGCCGCTCGGGGAGCCGGGGAAGCGGATCCTGGCGCGGCTCATCGACTTCCTCATCATCTCGATCCCGCTGTACCTGATCTCGCTGCCCTGGGGCGGCGCGGTCGACGTCAACGGGGACGGCGGCGACGGGTTCGGCGACGCGGTCGCCGACGGGTACAGCGGGCACCAGTTGCTCTGGTCGATCATCGGCCTGGTGGTCTACGTCGCCTACGACACCTACTTCACCCACAAGGACGGCCGCACGCCGGGCAAGCGGCTGCTGAAGCTGCGCGTGGCGATGCTCAACGACGGCCGGGTGCCCGACACCGGGGCCGCGCTGATGCGGGCGGTCGTGCTGTGGGCCCCGGCGCTGCTGTGCTGCCCGTGCCTGTGGTGGCTGATCAACATCGTGCTGATGTTCACCGACAAGCCCTACCGGCAGGGGCTCCAGGACAAGGCCGCCAAGACGGTCGTCGTGGTGGCCCGCTGATGAGCCCGAGCCCGCTGGTGAGCCGGAGCCCGAGCCCACTGGTGAGCCCGCGCCCCAGGCCGATCGAGAGCCCGCTGGTGAGCCCGAGCCCGCTAGTGGCGCAGCGAGTGCTCGTCGGCCCGCGCCGACGAACGCGGCGCTGGGATCCGCTCCCCGGCCCCGATGCCCTCCAGGGCGTGGTGCGTTCGGGCGGCGGCCGAGGCCCGGTCGGCCGCGGTCTGCCCGGCCCCCTGTGCCGTCCGGTGGCCGGGGCGCGCCAGACGTACGGCGACCAGGAGACCGAGGGCCAGCGCCGCCGTGCCGATGGCGGCCACCCCCACACCGGACTCCGTGCGGAACAGCAGCAGCAGGGCGAGCGTCGTGGCGACGACGGTGGCCGAACCATAGGCGAACTGTGCGGCAGTCGGACGCGGCATGACGGATTCCGTCCTCGGGACGTCGGATGGGCGGGCGGCGTTCGGTGCGGTCGTGCACGCCGAACGACCCTACGACGGTGGATGCCCGGACCGGACCGGTAGTAAGCGTGACCTAACGCACGGTACCGGTGCACGGAGGGCGCACGGAGTCACGGTTCTCACCAACCGGACAACGGGGCGCGCCCGTTGAGGGGGCGCTCCGGACGCGTTCGGGCCGGTGGCCGTTCCTTTGCCGTTCCCATGCCCGTCTCATACCGTCCGTATACCGGATGAGCGCTCCGCATAGTGCACTTGGTCTGTGCAAGTCAAGGTCTGTCTTTTCTCTCATAACTTCGATCGAATGTCGTCACTTGTGACGCGTTTACGCGCACGGCCCTCTTCATACCCCCCTGGCCGCTGCGCGGACGCCCGGGGAGGACTGCTTCAAGTGACCAATCAGAGACGGGCGCTTCGCGCCGCTGCCGTTGTCGTGGCCATGGCCGCGACCGCCGCGACGGCGTCGACCTTCGCCACCGCCCAGGCGCATGACAGCTCATCAGGTTCCGGTGTCTCCACCGTCGACCGCCGTGACCCGGCGCCGGCCAAGGGGCATGTGGAGCACAACCTGGAGGGCCCCTTCAGCGAGCAGCAGGCCGAGCACCGCGAGGCCGCGCTGGAGCAGGTGCTGGCCGGGGACAAGAAGGTGGCGAACCGGAGCGGCTCCAAGGTCGTCAAGCTCGGCGACAAGAAGTACGTGGAGCTGGGCCGGGAGAAGACCGACAAGATCTTCACCATCCTGCTGGAGTTCGGCGACCAGGTCGACGACACCACGATGTACGACCCGGACGGCGACGGCCCCAAGCCGCCCGTCAAGAAGTACGGCGGCACTCCGGGACCGGCGCACAACGAGATCGCCAAGCCGGACCCGAAGAAGGACAACAGCACCGCCTGGAAGGACGACTACAACCAGGAGCACTTCCAGGAGCTCTACTTCGGCGAGGGCAAGGGCGTTCACTCGCTCAAGACCTACTACGAGAAGACCTCCTCGGGCCGCTACTCGGTCGAGGGCGAGGTCTCCGACTGGGTCAAGGTCCCCTACAACGAGGCCCGCTACGGCTCCAACTACTGCGGCCAGTCCAACTGCGCCAACGTGTGGGACGCGGTCCGCGACGGTGTGAACGCCTGGGTCGCCGACCAGAAGGCCAAGGGCCGCACCGACGCCGAGATCAAGGCGAACCTCGCCGAGTACGACCAGTGGGACCGCTACGACTACGACGGCGACGGCAACTTCAACGAGCCCGACGGCTACATCGACCACTTCCAGCTGGTCCACGCCGGTGAGGACGAGTCGGCCGGCGGCGGCGCCGAGGGCCCCAACGCCATCTGGGCGCACCGCTGGTACGCCTACGGCACCAACGCCGGTTCGACCGGCCCCGCGGACAACAAGGCCGGTGGCGCCCAGATCGGCGACACGGGCATCTGGGTCGGCGACTACACCGTCCAGCCCGAGAACGGCGGCCTGGGCGTCTTCGCCCACGAGTACGCCCACGACCTCGGTCTGCCGGACCTGTACGACACCTCCGGCGGCGGCGAGAACTCGGTCGGCTTCTGGTCCCTGATGTCGGCGGGCTCCTGGCTCGGCACCGGCAAGGGCGAGATCGGCGACCTGCCGGGCGACATGACCTCGTGGGACAAGCTCCAGCTCGGCTGGCTCGACTACGACAAGGCCAAGGCCGGCAAGACCTCGCTGCACAAGCTGGGTGTCTCGGAGTACAACACCAAGAACCCGCAGGCGCTCGTCGTCGAGCTGCCGAAGAAGGCCGTCACCACCACCGTCGTCAAGCCCGCCGAGGGCTCGAAGCAGTGGTGGAGCGACATGGGCGACGACCTGTCGAACACCCTGACCCGCTCGGTCGACCTGACCGGCAAGTCGAAGGCCGACCTGGACCTTTCGGGCTGGTACGACATCGAGGCCGACTACGACTACCTCTACACCGAGGTGTCCGACAACGGCGGCACCAGCTGGACCGCGCTCGACGGCACCGCCGACGGCAAGGCCATCCCGCGCGACGCCAGTGACAAGCCGGCCCTGACCGACGTCTCGGGCGCGTACAAGAAGCTCTCGTACTCGCTGGACGCCTACGCGGGCAAGAAGTTCGACCTCCGCTTCCGCTACCAGACGGACGGCGGCGCGGGCGGCAAGGGCTTCGCGGCCGACGCCATCACCATCACGGCCGACGGCGCCGAGGTCTTCGCGGACAACGCCGAGGGCGACGACAACGGCTGGACGGCCAAGGGCTTCTCGCGGATCGGTGAGTCCTTCACCCAGGACTACCCGCAGTACTACATCGCGGAGAACCGCCAGTACGTCTCCTACGACCAGACGTTGAAGGTCGGCCCGTACAACTTCGGCTTCTCCACCACCCGTCCGGACTGGGTCGAGCACTACTCGTACCAGACCGGTCTGCTGGTCTGGCTCTGGGACACCTCCCAGAAGGACAACAACACCTCCGTCCACCCGGGCCAGGGTCTGATCCTGCCGATCGACGCGCACGCCAAGCCGCTCAAGTGGAAGGACGGCTCGCTCGTGCGCAACAAGATCCAGCCGTTCGACGCCCCGTTCAGCTGGTACCCGAACAAGGGCTTCACGCTCCACAACGCGGACGTGCCGCTGTACATCAAGCCCAGCCTGGGCAACCCGGTCTTCGACGACCGCAAGGGCACGTACTGGTACAAGGAGAACCCCACGGGCAGTGTCAAGGTTTCTGACACGAACACCCGCATCTCCATCCTCCACGAGCCCCGCAACGGTCGGACGATGACCGTCCTGGTCAGCCCCTCGGGTCGCTGATCACGTAAAACCGCAGGTCAAGCCATGATCGGCCGTCGCCCCCTAGCGGGCGGCGGCCGATCGTGTTTAGGTGCGTCTTGTTCACATCCTTATTGACACGACGTCTCACGGGGGAGCGTGGAGCATGGCAGGCGGAGGTTTCTGCAGGTTGCCGAACGGCACGGTGGTGGTCGCCCTGACCCTCGCCGGACCGGCCGACGGAGCCGGTCCCGGCAGCGGTACGGGAGTGGAGCCAGGGGCTCCGGTACGGGTGCTGGTGCACGCGGTGAACCGGGCGCGCGCCCTGACCAGGCTGCGCAATCTGGGGCTGCGGGCGGTCTATCTGCGCGGCAACGACCAGCCGCCGACACCGGACGAGGTCACGGCGGTGCTGCACCACCCGGACGGCCTGCTCTGGCGGGCCGCCCCGCAGCCCGGCCCGGTCGCCCGCCCGGGTGGCCCGCCGCGTCAGGCGTCCGGGCCGGTGTCGTCGTGCCAGGAGCTGTGGCACCCGATCCGGGCGCTGCTGGGTCCCGGCGGATACGCGGGACCGGCCCGCCCGGCCGCGTAGGGCCCGGACGGGCGGCGGCTCTGCCGGACGGGGGCTACGGCGCGACGACGGGCGTGCCGGAGAGCTTCACGCCCGCCGTGCGCAGTTCCGCCAGGGCCCGTTCCGTGGTGGCCCCGGAGACGCCTGCGGTCAGGTCGAGCAGCACCTGGGTGACGAAGCCCTCGCGGGCCGCGTCCAGGGCGGTGGCCCGGACGCAGTGGTCGGTGGCGATGCCGACCACGTCGACCTCGGTGACCTCGCGGTCGCGCAGCCACTGGGCGAGACCGGTCCCGTTCTCGTCGGAGCCCTCGAACCCGCTGTACGCGGCCGAGTACGCCCCCTTGTCGAAGACCGTGTCGATGGCGCCGGAGGCGACGGCGGGCGCGAAGTTCGGGTGGAAGCCGACGCCCTCCGTACCGGCGACGCAGTGCACCGGCCAGGAGTCGACGTAGTCCGGGTTCGGCGAGAAGTGGCCGCCCGGGTCGATGTGGTGGTCGCGGGTGGCGACCACGTGGTGGTAGGCGGGCTGGGCGTCACCGATCAGGTCGGTGATGGCGGCGGCGACGTCGGCACCGCCCGCCACCGCGAGGCTGCCGCCCTCGCAGAAGTCGTTCTGAACGTCCACGACGATCAATGCGCGGTGCATGGCGGGTGTCCTTCGGTGGGGGCGGGAACGGAGGGAGCGGGGTGGGGACGGGGGTCCGGGAGGGAGGCCCCGGCCCGGCGGTCCGGGGCCCGGGGGCTCCGGGAGGTTGCCGGGGGTTCGAGCCTAGGCACTGGAACGGCACAATCAAGCCCCGTCCGCGAAACCCGAGCCCCGGACCTGCCCGCTCCGAGCGCCCGCCGCGGCCCCGGTTCGTGCCGCTCGGCCCCGGTCCGCGCCGGAAGGTCCCGGTCCGCGCCGGGCGGGCTCCGGCGTATCCGGCCGGGCTCCGGCGTACGGTCGGGCTCCGGCGTACTGCGTGGGGTTCCGGCGTACTGGGCCGGGCTCCGGCGTACTGGGGGAGGCTCGGACGGGTGCGGTCGGGCCCGGACGGACGCGGACGGTCTCGGACGGCTGCGGTCGGTCTCAGGCGTACTCGGTCGGGAGCACCGGCTCGCCCCGCGACAGCTGGATCGCCGACATCGGCAGTCCGGCGCGCGCGGCCACGTGCCGCTCCCGGACCGTGTCCAGCGGCTCGCGGGCGATCACCTCGCCGCCCCGCACCAGCTCCACCAGCAGCTGCCGGTCCGCCAGCCCGTCGGGCACCGGGCCGGTGCCGATCACCTCGGCCTCGGCGACGCCGTGCTCGTCGGTCCGGCGCGCGGCCCACTTGCGACCGCCGACGGACGACTTCGCGCCGAGCGACTTCTTGGCCACCGGCACCAGCGGGGCGTCCGGCTCCGCCGAGCCGGCGCGGGCCACCAGCTTGTAGACCATCGAGCAGGTGGGGTGCCCGCTGCCGGTGACGAGCTGGGTGCCCACCCCGTACGCGTCCACCGGAGCGGCGGCCAGCGAGGCGATGGCGTACTCGTCCAGGTCCGAGGTGACCACGATCTTCGTGCCGGTGGCCCCCAGCTCGTCCAGCTGCTGCCGCACCCGGTGCGCGATCAGCAGCAGGTCGCCGGAGTCGATCCGTACGGCGCCGAGCTCGGGCCCGGCGATCTCCACGGCCGCCCGGACCGCCTCGGCCACGTCGTAGGTGTCGACCAGCAGGGTGGTGCCCCGGCCGAGCGAGTCCACCTGGGCCCGGAACGCGTCGCGCTCGCTGTCGTGCAGCAGGGTGAAGGCGTGCGCGCTCGTGCCGACCGTCGGGATCGCCCAGCGGAACCCCGCCGCCAGGTCGGAGGTGGCGTCGAAGCCGCCGACGTACGCCGCACGGGCGGAGGCGACCGCGGAGAGTTCGTGTGTGCGGCGGGCGCCCATCTCGATCAGCCGGCGGCCCCCGGCGGCGGCCGACATCCGCGAGGCGGCGGCCGCGATGGCGGAGTCGTGGTTGAGGATGGAGAGGATCACCGTCTCCAGCAGCACGCACTCGGCGAAGGACCCCTCGACGCGCAGGACCGGTGAGCCCGGGAAGTAGACCTCGCCCTCCGGATAGCCCCAGATGTCGCCGCTGAAGCGGTAGCCCGCCAGCCATTCCAGGGTCGGCTCGTCCACGATCCCCCGCTGCCGCAGGAAGCCGATCATCTCGTCGTCGAAGTGGAAGTTCTCCACCGCGTCCAGCACCCGTCCGGTGCCCGCGACGACGCCGTAGCGCCGCCCCTCCGGCAGCCGGCGGGTGAACGCCTCGAAGACCGAGTGCCGGTCGGCGGTGCCGGCCTTGAGGGCCGCCTGCACCATGGTCAGTTCGTACTGGTCGGTGAAGAGCGCGGTCGACGGAACGCCGACCCGCCGACCGAGGTCCGCTGTGTTCATGGCTCGGATGCTACCCCCTATTCGTCAAAGTGACGAGATGTGGGGTCCGTTTGTGCGCCGTGCCCGCCCGGGTGGCAGCATGGGACAGGTGAGCGTTGCTACCCCGCTAGAGATCGAACGTCCCGATTCGGCCGAGGAGGCCTTCGCGGTCCCCGAGCCGGACGTCCCGTGGGTGACGCTCGTCCACAACGACCCGGTCAACCTGATGAGCTACGTGACCTACGTCTTCCAGGCCTACTTCGGCTACTCGAAGGACAAGGCCCACAAGCTCATGCTGGACGTGCACCAGAAGGGCCGCGCCGTCGTCTCCAGCGGCAGCCGCGAGGAGATGGAGCGCGACGTCCAGGCCATGCACGGTTACGGGCTGTGGGCCACCCTCACCCAGGACCGCACCTAGTCCCGCCTTCCCCCGGGGCGCCGCCCCGCTTCGCTGCCACCCGCCCCGTTCGACCCACCATCGGAGAATCCATGGCCGGCCATTTCGAGGCCACCCCAGGCGGCGGCGCGGCCGTCGCGCTCGACGAGGTCGAGATCTCCATCCTGCGCTCCCTCGCCGTCCAGCTGCTGGAGCTGATCGGCCCCGGCGACCAGCCCGCCGAGGGTGAGGACCCGCTCGCCGCCCTCTTCGCCGAAGGCCCCAGCAAGCCGCCCGCCGACCCGGCACTCGCCCGGCTCTTCCCCGACGCCTACGGCGGGCCGGAGTGGGCCGGGGGCGCCGCGAAGCCGGAGGGGGAGCAGGAACTGCGCGAGCGGTCCGCCGAGTTCCGCCGGTTCACCGAGATGGACCTGCGCTCCGGCAAGCGCGACGACGCCCTCGCCGTCGTCCGCACCCTGGACGCCCTCTCGCCCGCCCCGGACGGCGGCGCCGTCCTCACCCTCACCGGCGACGAGTGCCTCAACTGGCTCCGCTCCCTCAACGACCTGCGCCTGACCATCGGCACCCGGCTGGAGGTCTCCGACGAGGACCAGGGCGAGGAGGGCTCGCTCTACCGGCTCCCCGACACCGATCCGCGCAAGCCCATGGTGATGGCCTACCTCTGGCTCGGAGCGCTCCAGGAGTCCCTGGTCGAGACGCTCATGCCGTAGGGGGCGCCCGAACGGCCTCCGGGCCTGCCGGGCCGCCCGCCGTGCCGCGAACGAGAGCCGCCCTCCGCGTCCTGGAGGGCGGCTCTCGTTCGCTCAACGGACGCTCAGATCCGCATAACGATCACCCCAAGTCATCTGTGTCATTCGTCCGGAGAGGGGTGCTTTCCCCTCGTATGGCTGTGATGTGTGCCACAGAATGCCCCGGGTTGTCCCAGGGCGGCCGTGATAGATCTTCACGACCGCCGGGGGGCGCCACCCCTGTCTCCCGGGGGCGCTGCACACCGGCCGACCGCCGGTCGCACTCCATCCATATCCGGGGGGATCAGGACCTGATCCGCGGCCTTGTACGGCGCGGGTCGGCGTGGAGAAAGGCGCACCACCATGACATCGGCGCAGGTCGACGAGGGACAGGTCGACAAGGGTCGGCCCGGCGGCGACGCCGGGGACGCCGGGGCCGGCGGTGAGGGATACCAGCGCGGCCTGGGAGCTCGGCAGATCCAGATGATCGCCATCGGCGGAGCCATCGGCACCGGGCTCTTCCTCGGCGCGGGCAAGGCCATCGACCGGGCCGGGCCCAGCCTCATCCTGGCCTACGCCATCGCGGGCCTGGTCATCTTCTTCATCATGCGGGCTCTGGGCGAACTGCTCATGTACCGGCCCGTCTCGGGCTCCTTCTCGGAGTACGCCCGCGAATTCATCGGCCCGTTCTCCGGATTCGTCACCGGCTGGACCTACTGGCTGTTCTGGGTCGTCACCGGCATCACCGAAGTCACCGCCGCCGCCACCTACATGACGTACTGGTGGAACATCCCGCAGTGGCTGTCCGCCCTGGTGTTCACCGTCGTCCTGTACGGCGCCAACCTGATCTCCGTGAAGCTCTTCGGTGAGCTGGAGTTCTGGTTCTCCATGGTCAAGGTCACCGCCATCATCGGCATGATCCTCATCTGCGCGGGCGTCCTCACCCTCGGCTTCTCCGACGCCGGCGACGCC is a genomic window of Streptomyces sp. YPW6 containing:
- a CDS encoding FAD-binding oxidoreductase, giving the protein MSDLLERLRAELPPEALITDPDVTASYAHDMASFCAAGTPAVVVLPRTVEQVQHVMRTATALRVPVVPQGARTGLSGAANASDGCIVLSLVKMDRILEISPVDRIAVVEPGVVNAVLSRAVNEHGLHYPPDPSSWETCTIGGNIGTASGGLCCVKYGVTAEYVLGLEVVLADGRLLTTGRRTAKGVAGYDLTRLFVGSEGSLGIVVKAVLALRPQPPRQLVLAAEFPSAATACDAVCRIMERGHTPSLLELMDRTTVRAVNAMASMGLPETTEALLLCAFDTPDPSADLAAVGELCTAAGATEVVPADDPAESELLLRARRMSLTALEAVKPATMIDDVCVPRSRLGAMLAGTAAIAEEYDLTIGVCAHAGDGNTHPVVCFDHHDPEESRRARASFDAIMALGLELGGTITGEHGVGVLKKEWLARELGETGVELQRSVKAAFDPLGLLNPGKLF
- a CDS encoding SsgA family sporulation/cell division regulator, translating into MMSIVERELELKLVLSPERSIPVPARLTYRTNDPYAVHVAFHIGSESPVHWTFARELLVEGVFRPCGHGDVRIWPTKVAGRSVICVALTSPDGNALLEVPSAAVAAWVERTLRVVPPGTESERLGMDEALAELLAPLPADDLWLSDPWAADESPSSDGEA
- a CDS encoding RDD family protein, coding for MSAPTPAPGDESPREGYYPDPSIPGYVRYWNGASWVPGTSRPAPRQTGPAATAPAPAAGARTAPVEETGPIFFDEEDGGQDGAGDPPGSGASAAEGSAAPADGASVWQADAARQNGFGGERDRRVEWGGPAPEPASPGHASPSADARAPLAQDPTGGALPGMRGSGGRPADEAGTRPPTDGTVTIRAEGPRANAVRGAAASGDARPGPAPSDAGTPQGPQNVSTAPDVSAARNSPAPAPTPRGLPAQAPAPQAAAQAQAPVPQAQAPAPRAQQGRQASAPFDQPHQPHQPHQPHQPHQPHQPQQAQQGQSPAAAAAAASTPSPAPGPSAALRTPLTPGPGGGSASWAQQVHQLAQPEPQQLPQQHQGAAAGADQPVVPWKPPADDPFQQLARNQASARPAGLGKRFAARLVDNLVLGAVVGAVAVPLSVRAIDHIDRKITAAKETGETVTVWLLDSTTGVLLGALLAAFLLLGFLLEALPTAKWGRTLGKKLFGLDVRDIESHDTPSLGAALRRWLVYGVLGLLVLGAVNVLWCLFDRPWRQCWHDKAARTFVAG
- a CDS encoding RDD family protein, translated to MSNDQPTPGQPPEDDDPFLKKPQEPPPPSDGQPYGSAPPPPPPPPPPNDPYGSGGGFGAPDPLAGMPPLGEPGKRILARLIDFLIISIPLYLISLPWGGAVDVNGDGGDGFGDAVADGYSGHQLLWSIIGLVVYVAYDTYFTHKDGRTPGKRLLKLRVAMLNDGRVPDTGAALMRAVVLWAPALLCCPCLWWLINIVLMFTDKPYRQGLQDKAAKTVVVVAR
- a CDS encoding immune inhibitor A domain-containing protein, which codes for MTNQRRALRAAAVVVAMAATAATASTFATAQAHDSSSGSGVSTVDRRDPAPAKGHVEHNLEGPFSEQQAEHREAALEQVLAGDKKVANRSGSKVVKLGDKKYVELGREKTDKIFTILLEFGDQVDDTTMYDPDGDGPKPPVKKYGGTPGPAHNEIAKPDPKKDNSTAWKDDYNQEHFQELYFGEGKGVHSLKTYYEKTSSGRYSVEGEVSDWVKVPYNEARYGSNYCGQSNCANVWDAVRDGVNAWVADQKAKGRTDAEIKANLAEYDQWDRYDYDGDGNFNEPDGYIDHFQLVHAGEDESAGGGAEGPNAIWAHRWYAYGTNAGSTGPADNKAGGAQIGDTGIWVGDYTVQPENGGLGVFAHEYAHDLGLPDLYDTSGGGENSVGFWSLMSAGSWLGTGKGEIGDLPGDMTSWDKLQLGWLDYDKAKAGKTSLHKLGVSEYNTKNPQALVVELPKKAVTTTVVKPAEGSKQWWSDMGDDLSNTLTRSVDLTGKSKADLDLSGWYDIEADYDYLYTEVSDNGGTSWTALDGTADGKAIPRDASDKPALTDVSGAYKKLSYSLDAYAGKKFDLRFRYQTDGGAGGKGFAADAITITADGAEVFADNAEGDDNGWTAKGFSRIGESFTQDYPQYYIAENRQYVSYDQTLKVGPYNFGFSTTRPDWVEHYSYQTGLLVWLWDTSQKDNNTSVHPGQGLILPIDAHAKPLKWKDGSLVRNKIQPFDAPFSWYPNKGFTLHNADVPLYIKPSLGNPVFDDRKGTYWYKENPTGSVKVSDTNTRISILHEPRNGRTMTVLVSPSGR
- a CDS encoding isochorismatase family protein, coding for MHRALIVVDVQNDFCEGGSLAVAGGADVAAAITDLIGDAQPAYHHVVATRDHHIDPGGHFSPNPDYVDSWPVHCVAGTEGVGFHPNFAPAVASGAIDTVFDKGAYSAAYSGFEGSDENGTGLAQWLRDREVTEVDVVGIATDHCVRATALDAAREGFVTQVLLDLTAGVSGATTERALAELRTAGVKLSGTPVVAP
- a CDS encoding nicotinate phosphoribosyltransferase, producing the protein MNTADLGRRVGVPSTALFTDQYELTMVQAALKAGTADRHSVFEAFTRRLPEGRRYGVVAGTGRVLDAVENFHFDDEMIGFLRQRGIVDEPTLEWLAGYRFSGDIWGYPEGEVYFPGSPVLRVEGSFAECVLLETVILSILNHDSAIAAAASRMSAAAGGRRLIEMGARRTHELSAVASARAAYVGGFDATSDLAAGFRWAIPTVGTSAHAFTLLHDSERDAFRAQVDSLGRGTTLLVDTYDVAEAVRAAVEIAGPELGAVRIDSGDLLLIAHRVRQQLDELGATGTKIVVTSDLDEYAIASLAAAPVDAYGVGTQLVTGSGHPTCSMVYKLVARAGSAEPDAPLVPVAKKSLGAKSSVGGRKWAARRTDEHGVAEAEVIGTGPVPDGLADRQLLVELVRGGEVIAREPLDTVRERHVAARAGLPMSAIQLSRGEPVLPTEYA
- the clpS gene encoding ATP-dependent Clp protease adapter ClpS: MGQVSVATPLEIERPDSAEEAFAVPEPDVPWVTLVHNDPVNLMSYVTYVFQAYFGYSKDKAHKLMLDVHQKGRAVVSSGSREEMERDVQAMHGYGLWATLTQDRT